Below is a window of Lepisosteus oculatus isolate fLepOcu1 chromosome 8, fLepOcu1.hap2, whole genome shotgun sequence DNA.
ACAACAAATGTTATAGaatgatttttatattttattagttAGTGATAAAATTGCTGATTACATATTTTCAATACAACATTTTCCCAACAGGAAAGCCAGTGTACATATGTATATACAGATGTGTAAAACATCTGTTCTATATAAAACAATCAAgtgtttttatattaatgtaGCCAAAGTGTAACATATTACCTAATTGAGAGCAGCATTGTGGGTGTCTGGAGGGTTATGAACACAGAAAGACTAAGGCCTGGGACTTGTTCTATAAACGGAAACAGAGACGTTTAGGGTCACCACGATTGGCTGCTGATGTAGCAGGTGACAAATTACATTCATTGTCTTTGAACAGTTAATTTCttgtactgtaaaatgaaaaataaaaatggaaaatgaaaccaGAAAGCTAGGTTCCGAACAGCATATTTCCTCAGTTTTTCAGTGACTGTGTGGGACCCAGGGGATGGTGAAAGCTGACGGGACTAGAGAGTCGCAAATCATCGGAGGGGCCAGAGGTTGGATTCTGGTTAATGTTTAGAAAACCTATCCGCCTGAAAAAGGTATAAATTCTACATAAAGCCAGCAAAAAAGTCTGGACGTGGGAGGAGACCTATCTGGTAAGCAtacacttaaatatttttttgttacaaagaatgttaaaaagtagaaaacacactaaatataacaaaataacaCGGTTTCATACAAAATATTGAACAGTACTCAAGAACTCAATTTACAGCCAGTGTTCATTTTAAGAAAAGGGTTTTCAGGATTAAGCTTCAGGcgtttgctttttttcagatcATTGATGTGTCAAATAGGTCCCACTGTGGGACCAGGCTTGGAAAACGTGTCTTCTACATATTACAGCACTCGGCTCAGGGCTTCCTCAGCAATCCTGTGGATAATTCCCCAGTGGGAAGTGATGTGATCAATGCCAAAAGGCAAAAACAGATCTGCTCCTTTaggctgaaatacagtattttccaaCTGTAAAAGAAACCCCATATTCTAGAGATGAATATCTATGTATCCAATTTTGCTATTTTGAGAAACTCAGCTTTTGTTGTTCCCTGCAGCCCCCATGAAAAAGCAtgctaaaatgaaattaaatttgctgtttatgtttttttaacaaattattaTGAATTTGAAAAGCCAAATCAGAAATGTcaagtattattatttatttttacaatttacaagtCAAGAAATTACATATCACACTCTGTTGCCAGATGTTTGCTTCAGTTTAGCTATGTGACTCATTCTTCACTTACAGTGATTTTAAATATCACTGTGGGCTATGGGCCAACAGAAATATAGAAAATTTCTAAAGTAATCAGTATTTATAGATAACAGACATGAGGCTAGGCTCTCAGAGCATGGAGTCTTCTCTAGTAAATGAACACGCTAGCACTGTGACACACAGTTTAGTGTCACATAATGCTGATTAAGCAAAAGCTTAGTAGGCACTAGTGAATGTGCCTCCAAGAGTCATCACACTGTTGCTTTTGTCTTAGACTTCTGTGCTATGCTATAATAATGCATAAGCACAATGCATTAAGATCAGTAATGACTTTCCAGTCTTCAGCCTCCCCCACTGTGGTACTCTCACGGTCACTGTCATAGGACTGTCACTAACTGCAATATGAAACAAAAGGTGAAATAATTTGTTAAGGTTTTTGAAATGATGTCAATGAGAATTGGACATCAAAATTAGGCTTTATTAGCTATTTAATGCTTTAATTTTTTGACACCTAATGCAAGTATGTTTAATTTACAAAGCTGATATTTTAGACACCAGTTAATATGATATTTACATGGAACCAAGTGTTCCATctatggtactgtacatgcacataaAAAAGTGGGCTGGACTAAAGGCAAAAATTTAAGTCAACTGGACTCGAGACAGCAAcacatattatatatttttataccaGTACATATATATAATGAATTTTgtacttaaatacatttttaaacaaatgtctCCTGCCCATCTATATCTTTTTATCACCGTTAACACTGACATCCCTCACCTTTTGCCTCCCTGCCCAGCTGctcttctcctgatctgtgccttttACAACTTCATCCTGGAACTGTTTTGAAAACTCTTTGGTCTTCATAGTTGAATCTTGAAATTCACTATGTGACTGAGGGACTTTGCAGAGACCTGCAGAGATATACTTATTCTGAAATCAATGGCACTACTATTATTCTGCACAGACAGAGGCAATTTGACTAATCCTGTGACTTATCAAAGTAATTCTGTTCCCTGAACTAATTTAGGTTTGGCAAAGCAAAGGGTAGAATACTTAAGCAATCAACAATTCTTTCTCATATAAATTCAAGCTcaggattttaaaaatgtgtaacaGGTCCCCTTATAGTCTATGGTGTTCCCAAGTCAATAATGTTCGAGgatgtattattgtatttaGTAAAAGAAGCATGTCCTGTACGTTAACCATAAGCTGCTTTTAAGGAGCAGTAATGGAAAACTTGTTCTCTTTCCAGGTGAAAATGAGGCTGTTCCTTAATGCAGGTGTGATTGCAGCACTGCTTTTGTGTGGTGTGTGGGCTGCTCCTCACCACGGCAATCCTGAGGAGCATTCCTACACCAAAGAGCACCACGACCACCTCCATCATGGGAATCAGGAAACTCACGAGCATAAGCAGTGTGAAAGGTCTTGCAACCAGCTAGCACCTGCCAACGCTGACTTCGCCTTTgctttgtacaagcacttgaaaTCTCAGTCccaaaaagaagcaaaaaacatCTTCTTCTCTCCCCTGAGTATATCCACAGCCCTTTCTATGTTGTCCCTGGGAGCCAAGGGTGCCACACATGATCAGATCTTTCAGGCTCTCGGCTTCAGTGAAGCCCAGGTCAATGAGACGCAAGTCAATGAGGGGTTTGAACACCTGTACCACATGCTGGGGCATAGCCAGGAGCAGCTTCAGCTGGAAGCTGGGAACGCAGTTGTCACCGATGATGAGTTTAAACCATCTCATCAGTTTCTGACTGATGCCAAACACTATTATCAGACAGAGGGTTTCACTGTAGATTTCCACAAGCCAGATGAAGCCAAGCAGACAATAAACAACTTTATTGAGAAGAAGACTCATGGCAAAATTAAGGACCTGATAAAAGATCTGGACCCGGGCACTGTAATGGTCCTTCTGAACTACATGTTTTTCAAAGGTAAGATGTCACCCGTTATTAACTcaagaaaaaaacccacaaggaTGAGACaggttcctttttttttgtttttgcttataaAACTACTGAATTATCTCACACATAAACCTATGAGAAAAATCTATAGGAAACAATTTATGTCAATCATTTTCAAGAGTGAAACTGTCTTTACCCTATATGCTAAAGTAATGAAACTTTGCTCCAtgtcttcaacaacaacaagcctCAGGCCTGAATTAAATTGCACGCCACTAACCCGGAGCTTGATGGGAACATTCCATTGGGTACAAGCAAGAACCACtaggaaaacaaaatgccaCCAACGAGTACTGGGTTTTTGATTTGTGATTGGTGGTGTAAGTtcacattaataaattaataagaaaatgGCTAAATGATTATAAATCAGATACAAATACATGCACTACAATGTTAACTGTACAGTAAAATTAATTCTGAATTCTTGATTCAAagatttaaaacagttttttttattttttatccttAGGAAAGTGGGAAAAGCCTTTTGAAGAGAAATACACTTCTAAAGGTGATTTCCATGTCAGCAAAGATAAAACAGTGTCTGTGGACATGATGAAAAGGACCGGACGATATCTCTTTTATTACGATCAACAGAATTCTACTTCAGTGCTGATGCTGCCTTACAGAGGAAATGCTTCTATGATGGTTGTTTTACCTGATGAAGGCAAAATGGAAACAGTAGAGGAATTTATAAGTAAAGATGACATTAAAAGATGGCATGATTCACTGTTCAGAAGGTAAGATGCCAGTTGTGTATGCCTTGCAATTTATCTGAGCAAGAGCAACTGGGATGAAAGAAATACAATTTAGCATTGCTGTTCTGTGTTGTGGTTATCAGTACAGCATTTGCATCATGCGGCCATAATTCCTCTAACTGAAATCTGCTCCATGCTCATAACACATTTTCTTAAAGTATAAGAAATAACTTTGGACATAAAACTTCTGTTTCTCCCTGCTTTAATAATTACTTAAAATGCTGAAGTCAAAAACCTTAATTATTAAGTCATTAATAgtgcttaataataatgtaatattatatGAAATATTCAACCCTACAGTGATCTGCAAAATATGAACTAGGTCCATGATGGTGGGTTTACAATTGACATACAGTTACCCATCTGAATGTCCACATCAGGTTACAATGTCTGATTTATGAGTGCATCAATGCCTTCATATAATGAATGCCCATGTTAGAAGCACTGTAATtagcatgctgaaaagagaagaaagaaaacataacgtttcagctgtggtgccttctttatacccgaagaaggctccacagccaaaacatgtttgctttcttctcttttcagcatgaaataaacctattccttgttcatttgcagcttacacatgctgacgcagctaaccacctgaactactgtaatGAGCATGTTCTTTTACAATGAAGTGAACAGAAACCAGACTGTAGTGTCATGTTGTTGCAATAATAATCCTGCTCAGTATGAGAGTAAACACAAGTTCAGACATTAGTGCTTGGCTTAGGAGCCGATGGTGAGGAGCTGCCATCTTTGGGGCTCTGACTGAAACTTAGGGGGATCCCTGAACATTCCCCAAAACTCACTGAACAAACATTCTTAATTGAGTAGAGATCCATGAGTATCATATCATACTATTTCTGATGTCTCATTCATTCCAAATAAATAACGGAAACATAGACTGTTAAAGCATTCAATATCTTTTTTGATCTCAGACTTCTAGTTCTGAAACCCTAAGCTGTTTCGGTACTAGCAAAACCAGTCATAAACTGTCACACTAATAACATTCTTAATCAAATTATGTTTATGTACATTAACTGTGTttacttatattttattaaataagttTAAAGCCTGTGTATTAACTTGCACAgagattttgttttctcctGCTGTATGAGATTTTCAAGTGAACAtaaatgaatactttctcttGATTTATTTACAGTTCTCTGGATGTTGAAATGCCCAAATATTCTGTTTCTGCATCCTATTCCCTGAAAGAGATACTGATAGAGATGGGAATCGTTAACGTGTTTGGTCAACATGCAGATCTGTCTGGAATTTCAGAGGTTCCACTAAAGGTGTCAAAGGTACGTTGGCATAGAgtgcctttttgttttgctcatGAGGAGTTAGTTACTTCACAATGCAATAGAAAGGAATAGATTTGTCTTAAGTCATCCTTTTCACTCTACTCTACTTTGCACTGTTTATTCTTTTTGCAGGTGGCTCACAGAGCTGTGCTGAGTGTGGACGAGAGGGGCACAGAGGCTGCAGCAGCCACGGGCATTGATGTGATGCCCATGTCCATGCCTTTCTCAATGGTTATAAACCGCCCCTTCATCCTGCTCATCCTAGAGGAGACCACCGAGAGCATCCTCTTCATGGGCAAGATAACAGACCCTACAGCGCAGTGAAGGCACTATGCAAACACCGCCATCTGGGCACTTACTGTTAATCTTTACTGTTATAGTTATGCTTGCATGGAAAAGTAACCTtttacattgtactgtacattgaaaaaacagtaaaacaaaatattacatgAATTAAAGTCACAAGATATGTCAAGTGTCAATTTTATTTCCTAAGACTGTTCTTAGTTTTGTAACATGAAACAGTAACctgagtttttttatttaatggaaaTGGTGCTACACAGATAGCAATTTCCTATTTGTGTCTTAGAAATATTACAAATCTCATGTTTGTCACAAGAGAATGGCTTAACTACACTCACTCCTTTCTGTCACAATAGCAGCATGTGCCCTGTTGGAGAATTATTGGttgaaataaatatgaaatgatAACTAATCAAAATGTGGGCTTATCAAACTCAGTCACATAATAGAAGGTACTGCAgtgtttatttatatttcatCATGTTTATCCCCATGAAATCTTAAGGCTATTTTAAAGaagggaaataaaaacaggttttagaaatgttgggataaaaaaagaaatcatatcAGAAaatattaagcttatattcatGCTATTATTTTTGAACAACCATGAAATATATCTGCAGGTTATTGAAAAAGGTTTTCAATTTCACATCCGTATTGGGCACATTTTCTCAATATCTGTAGAAAACAGactgttttaaagaaatttatAACTATATTTGTTTTGCCTTTGAATATAAATCTTTTGATGAAGCTGTTGGAATAGTAAGAATAATGACAATTGCTCTAGGCAGGAGCCCGACAATAGTAATTTTCTGTCACCATCAAGTAATATTGACCTTGTTATTAATTTCAAAGTTTGAGCATACTTTACTTATAACTTATAATGTCTTGATTGCTCTGATGTGCACGAAGACAAAGGCTGTATATGGAGATCACAAAGGGAAGCTGGAACAGGGGTCCAGTCAAAACAGGTAACTGGTCACAAAGGTAAAACTAACACACCTGAGCTTCACTTTCAGGTGTATTCATTTTGACCAGATGACTGCAGTTTTACATTCAGCAGTGCTTTTATTTACATGCAGAAAGTAAAAATTATACTAATAAGTGACTCCATTGATGTGAGGACTTAATCCAAATCCTTTTTTTACTTGAATTGTTGAGCATACATAAGATTTCATATGCAGTGTTAGTGTCATGTTGATATTTTATGTActatatttacatttcattttaaatttgcaaTACTGATTTCTTATTGAATGTTTATGGTATTCAACAAAGTGTTGCAACATGCTGTAGTTGTGCATTGCGAGCCTTTCTGACAGTGCAGATGAACAAATCTGGAGACTGGAGGGGTGAATGACCCACTTGGACCTTAACAATGCTGGCTGGAGCAGGTTTGCTGATGCCCAGAGGGTTCCAGGTCAGTTGGGCTCAATGTGTGTAATCCTGCGCAAGTTACTGAAGCTCCTTGAACTCTGTCCTCCAGATGTGACAGGAAAGCAGAATCAAGGGAAATAAGGGACAAGGGACTTTGCAGTAgcagcagctgctgatgctgtttCCCCTGCTAGCATCCGTAACAGAGACATGGCGGTGTACTGAGACGGTTCCACAATTGCCCACATAATAAGCAGCTTTAGAGCTGAAAGTTTGTTTGTGTTGCAGTCCTGTATTTTTCcattaataacaacaaaaacaacaacaacaaaaacaacaacagttataataatgagaaaataaatgatcaataataacacaaCTATATGTTGTCACCTTATAGTTGCAAAGAAACTATTATTATGAACTTCTAAAAGCACAGATACATCATGGTTCATGGTCCAGGTAAGattcaatacaaaatatattttaatatttatggaACTGGAACAACCGATTTATAATATcggttatacattttatttataaaaatatttttttaggagactcaggtcctttggtgtgtgtggaacactgctacacattttttatgaatcagtggtggcagcggccatcttctacgctgtggtgtgctggggcagcagcatcatgacaaaagatgcaaataggcttaataaactcatcaagaaggctggcactgtgctggggatgagccttgaccccatggaggtggtggctgagaggagaatgctgaccaagctcacagccatcatgaacaacacctctcatccgcttcaagggactgttactgggcagcggagcacatttagcaatagactgctccagctacggtgttcaagggaacgtttctgcaggtctttcctcccggcggctgtcagggtgtataacgatGCCCTTGGCTAGGActtttagcccttcatttgctcctctatggacagcatgtttactccattgtactttttggacaatgagtctgtataaacctatgcacattttgcacatattttattgtttttacagtgactatgatcagcacattttgcacacacctatgtatttatttttatttatcttgtctgtcttttgttttataactattctgatgtctgttttgcttgtcttgggctggactgctgtaacacatcaatttccctacgggattaataaagtattatctctCTATAATGTGTGAAAAACGAAAGGATTACACTAACAGGAAGTACGTACTGGAAACCACTGAAGTAACATGTTAAAGAAAAGCTgttcatatataaaaaaaaaagttgcaatcACTGTGAtagttttatttgaaaatactgctCTTTAGTTTATAAAACATGCTATAAAGACCCTActctaaaaaaagtttttggatTCTTGATTTAAGTGGTTTGGAAGATTTCTAGAAAGAACATAAGTTTAAACAACTGTTTTCCTGTAATAACTAACAGGTAAACAACTTTGGACCCAGTTAACTGTATTGCCGAAGATGGTCTGTTTAAATTGTGCCCTGGTGTCACAGCACATTTTCAGTGAGTTGAGTAAACAGAAACACTTTTTCAAGGAATTCCCTGCGTGATCTTTCAACAAAATCAATCATCCTTGCAATTTCAAGAGGTTATCAATAAGACAACAAAAGCAGCTTTTCTTTCAACCTTTGATCCGATATGATGAAATAGCAGtagaaaaacagtaaaacagttcCTAAACGAATTTTCTAGTAAGAATGAATTTTCTAACACTCCTTGTTTTATAGCAAATCAAATGCCAGGGATACTAACATATAATTACAATTTATCAATAAGTTTTATTGACAAAATTGCCaaatattaattcaaaataGTAATACTGTCAATATTAATACATATTGTTAATTGTTAGTTTCCCTGAAACAAAATACGTTAAGGAAATAATGTCACGCTTTTTGCCCAGAAGACGAGTGCACCTTCTGAGCAGCATACAGTATCAGAGCTCTGTGTGGACAGACTCAGTGGGACATCAGTGGGACATGGCAGACTGCCCTTGTCATCCCATGACCTGTTTTATTCAATTGATTATGTGGTTTCAGGCTGCGTGTTAAAGTTCAAAATAACCAAGGTCACTGATAACTctgattgtttttaaaagggtgtaTCTTATCCATATTGATTTTACTTGATTGCACAACTGAAAAGCAAACATGCCACTTTGAGAGTATTTACCTGCAAGAATCAAAGAAAAGAAGGGATGGAATGTTTTATATAGATATAGTTATGCATGTTATTACAGCTCTGACAGTAAACAATACTGTAATAAtgagtttattatttttttaagttggtATATCTATCTTCATTTCTCTTTTTGCACTTACAAATcatttgttgattttttaaagattttttaaaaatacatctatGTTCAGCTGACTATAaaagagtacagtatataaacatgcacacctactgtacatcagagccaattttcccagaaaccaattaacttaccagtatggctttggactgtgggagaacacCACATCACcatgaggaaacccacatgaccacagggagaacacacaaactccacacagacagcactccaggtctggaattgctaaccactgcgtcactATGCCACCCCAGCATAGTAATAATGTGATTATCTTTATCATGGTGCACAAATTGTGTAACTATGCTCCACAATTTTTATAAAGTGGACCTTTGTCAacttctgtattttaataacagttaaattatattttaatgaacAAATCATGTAACCTCATATTCACATTTGTATTGATAATATTTTACCATTTTATCCACAAGACACTAGGTATTTCAAGAGCTCAGAAACCTGGGCTGGAAAACTGAAAGCTGGAACATTCTGGACACATTAAACTCACTTGCCCTTCATGAAGGCCATTCTGCAAACTAGAGGAGCACACATGGACTCTGGAGGCTGatgagaaaaacacaaacatcaataatgaatgaaaatttaaacatttgatAAGTTGAACTattcgtttttctctttcttattGATTACCTTATGAAGtagaataaatattaattttgatgCTCTATTTAGTTCAGATGTCTCTTCTAATTTTATGTCTAATTCACAGAGTGCAGGACAGTATTTCTGCCACTCACTGAATGTCTATATTAAGATTGTAGGGCTTTCACAtcatttttcaaatttattttggatattgtatttatagaaaccataatagtttatttgattttgtcCTGTTTCAAGACCACTGAAATAGGCTAGCCCATTGGCAGCTCTTCTTCAACAGTGTTTTCTGTCCCAAAGAAAAAACTGAGTGTCATTGACATATAAATTAAGTCAAATGCCATGTTAATGGAGCATTTGAACTAAGGATAACATGTATATAGTAAAGAAAAGACAGTCCATATATAACTCCTCAGCACATCAGTTCACTCAGCTGTTGTGGCAGAAATACAACAACCAAGTGATACAAATTGTGTCCTGTGGCAGAAAACAGTGTCAATACTGCCAATCGAATCTTTGAggaatttaaaaaggaaacaatgaTTAACA
It encodes the following:
- the LOC102684797 gene encoding alpha-1-antitrypsin homolog, with translation MRLFLNAGVIAALLLCGVWAAPHHGNPEEHSYTKEHHDHLHHGNQETHEHKQCERSCNQLAPANADFAFALYKHLKSQSQKEAKNIFFSPLSISTALSMLSLGAKGATHDQIFQALGFSEAQVNETQVNEGFEHLYHMLGHSQEQLQLEAGNAVVTDDEFKPSHQFLTDAKHYYQTEGFTVDFHKPDEAKQTINNFIEKKTHGKIKDLIKDLDPGTVMVLLNYMFFKGKWEKPFEEKYTSKGDFHVSKDKTVSVDMMKRTGRYLFYYDQQNSTSVLMLPYRGNASMMVVLPDEGKMETVEEFISKDDIKRWHDSLFRSSLDVEMPKYSVSASYSLKEILIEMGIVNVFGQHADLSGISEVPLKVSKVAHRAVLSVDERGTEAAAATGIDVMPMSMPFSMVINRPFILLILEETTESILFMGKITDPTAQ